In one Magallana gigas chromosome 7, xbMagGiga1.1, whole genome shotgun sequence genomic region, the following are encoded:
- the LOC136270200 gene encoding uncharacterized protein: protein MSKRRVKATSKGDYVWVLVQFDDQVYSIDKLQNLENEGGETGENLDLTEGARCMAEYNKEYYPATVVCMNENKEEVMKKKKEKETKKKSRKRGKPSEDKENVNEKEGEKATTKRKKKSNNEEDLSVQNKRAISKEKKDKENCRERTLLSAQLSFLKQLNEPLIGLHPGSGNLSSPVSSGAAPYLSLLGHQEPMISGEKNVQKSRGKRGLDLDSFGDVNMAGVPQGAATTRNVEVSPVAVLSPTAPLVPSTTPSRQVFLGAPSTQSRQVYFGDAPSSSAVEHLEAEPTISEVKNAKKSRGKRGLDLDSFGDVNMAGVQTQGAATTRNVEVSPVAVLSPTVPLVPSTTPSRQVFLGAPSTQSRQVFFGDAPSSSAVEHLEAEPTISEVKNAKKSRGRRGLDLDSFGDVNMAGVPQGAATTRNVEVSPVAVLSPTVPLVPSTTPSRQVFLGAPSPQSRQVSFGDAPSSSAVEHLEAEPTISEVKNAKKSRGRRGLDLDSFGDVNMAGVPQGAATTRNVEVSPVAVLSPTVPLVPSTTPSRQVFHDLVGHQDADFSSDCDIGPLATSVSSAFRVLQDTCTSCMMLEEQLFHLQRAYEEQAKEISSWRNQCLYLQDALDKSRSPLEMTGNAESVPGLSTQKEHYRPKRGVQIALSGYRILNEGEDVPPDFIRLSSMGKVIVPKIWLHSLLAKCKGHGASFIAKKIVDGFFEPDELILKTAAELVDSDVCMESIKLYCVNELNMSNRMFMLALNSKIHTCKRACNMNRNVKAMF from the exons TGTGGGTTCTGGTTCAATTTGACGACCAGGTTTACTCTATCGACAAACTTCAAAATCTAGAAAATGAGGGAGGGGAAACTGGAGAAAACCTGGATTTAACAGAGGGCGCCAGGTGCATGGCCGAGTATAACAAAGAATATTACCCAGCAACCGTTGTTTGCATGAATG AAAACAAAGAAGAAGTaatgaagaagaagaaagaaaaggAAACCAAAAAGAAGAGCAGGAAGAGAG GTAAACCTTCTGAAGATAAAGAAAATGTGAATGAAAAGGAGG gAGAGAAAGCAACAacaaagagaaagaaaaagagcAATAATGAGGAAGATTTGTCAGTTCAAAATAAAAGAG cgATTTCTaaagagaaaaaagataaagaaaactGTAGAGAAAGAACGCTTTTGAGTGCGCAACTTTCATTTTTGAAGCAGCTGAATGAACCACTTATTGGACTTCATCCTGGAAGTGGGAATCTGAGCTCCCCAGTCTCAAGTGGAGCTGCACCATACCTGAGCCTTCTTGGGCATCAAGAGCCAATGATCTCTGGAGAAAAGAATGTCCAAAAGTCCAGGGGAAAGAGAG ggttGGATTTGGACTCGTTTGGGGATGTCAATATGGCAGGGGTGCCCCAAGGAGCTGCGACAACACGGAATGTGGAAGTCTCTCCTGTAGCGGTCCTCAGCCCCACAGCCCCTCTCGTACCTTCGACAACACCTAGTCGACAGGTCTTTCTCGGAGCTCCATCGACTCAGAGCCGACAAGTCTATTTCGGAGACGCACCGTCATCGAGCGCTGTTGAGCATCTAGAGGCTGAGCCAACGATCTCTGAAGTAAAGAATGCCAAAAAGTCCAGGGGAAAGAGAG ggTTGGATTTGGACTCGTTTGGGGATGTCAATATGGCAGGGGTGCAGACCCAAGGAGCTGCGACAACACGGAATGTGGAAGTCTCTCCTGTAGCGGTCCTCAGCCCCACAGTCCCTCTCGTACCTTCGACAACACCTAGTCGACAGGTCTTTCTCGGAGCTCCATCGACTCAGAGCCGACAAGTCTTTTTCGGAGACGCACCGTCATCGAGCGCTGTTGAGCATCTAGAGGCTGAGCCAACGATCTCTGAAGTAAAGAATGCCAAAAAGTCCAGGGGAAGGAGAG ggttgGATTTGGACTCGTTTGGGGATGTCAATATGGCAGGGGTGCCCCAAGGAGCTGCGACAACACGGAATGTGGAAGTCTCTCCTGTAGCGGTCCTCAGCCCCACAGTCCCTCTCGTACCTTCGACAACACCTAGTCGACAGGTCTTTCTCGGAGCTCCATCGCCTCAGAGCCGACAAGTCTCTTTCGGAGACGCACCGTCATCGAGCGCTGTTGAGCATCTAGAGGCTGAGCCAACGATCTCTGAAGTAAAGAATGCCAAAAAGTCCAGGGGAAGGAGAG ggttgGATTTGGACTCGTTTGGGGATGTCAATATGGCAGGGGTGCCCCAAGGAGCTGCGACAACACGGAATGTGGAAGTCTCTCCTGTAGCGGTCCTCAGCCCCACAGTCCCTCTCGTACCTTCGACAACACCTAGTCGACAGGTCTTTCATGATCTAGTTGGGCATCAGGATGCAGACTTTTCATCTGATTGCGACATAGGGCCATTGGCCACTTCTGTTTCGTCAGCGTTTAGAGTGCTACAGGACACCTGCACCTCCTGCATGATGTTGGAGGAGCAGTTGTTTCATTTACAGAGAGCATACGAAGAGCAGGCTAAGGAAATTAGCTCATGGAGAAATCAGTGCCTTTATCTACAGGATGCACTTG aCAAAAGTAGAAGTCCTTTAGAAATGACAGGAAATGCAGAATCTGTTCCAGGTCTCAGCACACAAAAGGAACATTATAGGCCTAAAAGGGGTGTTCAGATTGCACTCTCTGGATAT AGGATTCTAAATGAAGGTGAAGACGTTCCTCCAGATTTTATACGTCTAAGTAGTATGGGCAAAGTGATAGTTCCAAAAATATGGCTCCATTCGTTATTAGCAAAGTGCAAAGGCCATGGGGCAAGTTTCATTGCCAAGAAAATTGTGGATGGCTTCTTTGAGCCTGATGAACTGATTTTAAAGACAGCCGCAGAATTAGTTGACAGTGATGTATGTATGGAGTCAATTAAAT tGTACTGTGTGAATGAGCTGAACATGTCTAACAGAATGTTCATGCTTGCTTTGAATTCCAAGATACATACTTGCAAAAGGGCATGCAATATGAACAGAAATGTGAAAGCTATGTTTTAA